The genomic interval TCGGCGGTGCTGCCGGTCAGCGGCTGAAACCAGTGGGTGAAGTGCGAGGCGCCCTTTTCCAGCGCCCACTCCTTCATGGCCAGCGCTACCGCGTCGGCCACGGACGGGTCCAGCGGCTCGCCGTGGTCCACGGTGCGGCAGAGCGCCTTGTAGATCTGCTTCGGCAGCCGCGCGCGCATCTCCGCCAACCCGAAGGTGTTGCTGCCGAAGAGGCTTTCGATGTCCATCGGCTCGGAGGTGCCGTTGCCGTGGCGGCTGTCGGCGCCCCACCCCGTGGCGGCGGCCAGGGTGTCGAACCGGGCGGTGGTCCTGGGCATGGGCTTCTGTTCCTTGCAAGGGTTTGAGTGCTGTGTCGCGTCCATCGGGGCCGCTGCCCCGCCCTGGAATTCAGCCTGCGTCGCCCGTGGGGCGCGGGCCCAGCCGCAGGTCGCTGGTTTCCTTGATCGTCGAAAGCACGATGCTGGTGGTGGTCCACTGCACGCCGGGCCACGCCTGGATCTCGGCCAGCAGCCCCTCGAGCGTCGAGGTGCTGTCGGTGCGGATCTTCAGCAGGTGCGATCCCTGGCCGGTGATGCTGTGGCACTCCAGCACTTCGCCGTGGGCCATCACTCGCTCCCGGAACTCCGGGTAGTGGGGCGAGCCGGCCATCCCTACGGCGATGAAGGCGGTCACGTCGCGCCCCAGCCGCTTGGGATCCACCACGACGGTGAACCGGCGGATGATCCCGCGTTCCTCGAGCTTCCGCACCCGCTCGCCCACCGCCGGCGACGAAAGCCCCACCGCCTGCGCCAGGTCGTGCTGCGAGGTGCGCCCGTTCTCCTGCAGCATCTCCAGCAGCCGCAGATCGATGTCATCCAGCCGAGTGGGCCCGTGCACTTTACTTTCTTAGGTTGATCTGCCATCCAGGATAATTTTCGCAACGATAGTCTGCCACGGCAGCTTACGCAAGAGGTGTGACACTGAGATTTTGATCGGGGGGATCGGGTCGCCGTTGATGGGCCGCACACACTTGTCCAAGGAGCGGCGAGGCCTCGGCGCCGCTGGGGCGAATGAATTCGCGGCAACCACGGCCCGAAGTCCGCCTGCGCGGACTGCACGCGCAGCCGAGTGCGCGACGCCAACCGGAGCGCGATTCAGGTCTCCCCCTCCCCTGCGCAGCGGGGGACGGGGGCGGGGGAGGGGGCTCCCGCGGCATGCGAGGCACCCGATCGAACCCGACCGAAGTTCTCCCCTCTCCGCACGTTGTTTGTGCGGGGAGGGGCCGGGGGAGGGGCCCCCACGCGAAAGAATCCCCCGCGCCGATGCTCCGGCGCGGGGGATTTCGTCCTCAGGTACGCGATCGCCAG from Longimicrobium sp. carries:
- a CDS encoding Lrp/AsnC family transcriptional regulator, translating into MHGPTRLDDIDLRLLEMLQENGRTSQHDLAQAVGLSSPAVGERVRKLEERGIIRRFTVVVDPKRLGRDVTAFIAVGMAGSPHYPEFRERVMAHGEVLECHSITGQGSHLLKIRTDSTSTLEGLLAEIQAWPGVQWTTTSIVLSTIKETSDLRLGPRPTGDAG